One Bacillus solimangrovi DNA segment encodes these proteins:
- a CDS encoding DNA translocase FtsK, with protein sequence MNNWLKSFFKKINDNEQEEQYIETKEPSMQTNRRETEAKVTYQYSSGRFRFPVIPDDNRESPSRTKEREPIKRQRPHPKRREQHERNDQQEEVKSVRVSTVSTTKKRFKRTDVPSPIYGYNKPGNYSEEKQYDFEHNREQTASSNESEEHPVIRESNLEPNSQFQLVDEDIMIGDEEKDKEDNVILKNESEYMNVDESAVTLDKEADDISFDLDQKQEQNIQLTNLVEEYKEIQGIETNEEQEAPRNSDKVFSLQPEQSSEQIEDGQAIEHSMVDEPHNFEITVDEQEDTNSEEKILEDKIERVEEKTKTAREQPSQEVKHYNSEAVPFNVLMSKKDRQLKNESENMNVNESAVTLDEEADDLLFDLEQKQEQNIQLTNLVEKHKEIQGIETNEEQEAPSNSDYVFSQQPEQSSEQNEHRQATEHSVVDEPHNIEIALDEQEDTNSEEKILEDKIEKVEEKTRTVIEQSSQEVKRNKSGAVPFNVLMSKKDRQKWEEGASKENSSVSHSKTIATYKKPQLSLLDIPEQTYEHNDEWLEEQRNLLNETLQNFNVNAHVVNVTCGPAVTRFEVQPERGVKVSKITNLTDDIKLNMAAKDIRMEAPIPGKNAIGIEVPNQKSTPVFIREILRSPAFMKSESPLTVSLGLDIAGEPIVTDLRKMPHGLIAGATGSGKSVCINSILISLMYKSNPEDVKLMLIDPKMVELAPYNGVPHLVSPVITDVKAATAALKWAVDEMERRYKVFHHEGVRDINRFNQKIVNEQHKGEKMPYLVIIIDELADLMMMSPHDVEEAVCRIAQKARACGIHLLLATQRPSVDVITGLIKANIPTRVAFSVSSQVDSRTIIDTSGAEKLLGKGDMLFLENGKSESLRIQGNFVSDDEIDRVVDFVKKQRKPHYLFEQEELIKQHHVSEEEDELFVEACDFVLEQDGASASSLQRRFQIGYNRAARLVESMEARGIVSPQKGSKPRDILVSREQLEQIFDDKKVIM encoded by the coding sequence ATGAATAATTGGCTGAAGAGCTTTTTTAAGAAAATAAATGATAATGAACAAGAAGAGCAATATATTGAAACAAAAGAACCTTCTATGCAGACGAATCGACGTGAGACTGAAGCAAAGGTCACTTATCAATACTCTAGTGGGAGATTTCGTTTCCCGGTAATTCCTGATGATAACAGGGAATCGCCATCACGGACAAAAGAACGAGAGCCCATTAAGAGACAGCGACCACATCCCAAGAGACGTGAACAGCATGAACGTAATGATCAACAAGAAGAAGTAAAAAGTGTTCGTGTGAGCACAGTTTCTACAACTAAAAAGAGGTTCAAAAGAACTGATGTACCTTCGCCAATTTACGGTTATAACAAGCCTGGAAATTATTCAGAAGAAAAGCAATATGACTTTGAACATAATCGTGAACAAACCGCATCTTCAAATGAATCAGAAGAGCATCCAGTAATAAGAGAGAGCAATTTGGAACCAAATAGTCAGTTTCAATTAGTAGATGAGGATATAATGATAGGTGATGAAGAGAAAGATAAGGAAGATAATGTTATATTAAAAAATGAAAGCGAATATATGAATGTTGATGAAAGTGCCGTAACTTTAGATAAGGAAGCTGATGATATTTCATTTGATCTAGATCAAAAGCAAGAACAGAACATTCAACTCACTAATCTGGTAGAAGAGTATAAAGAAATACAGGGCATCGAAACGAATGAGGAGCAAGAAGCTCCAAGGAATTCCGATAAAGTGTTCTCTTTACAACCAGAACAATCAAGTGAACAGATTGAGGACGGGCAAGCAATCGAACATTCAATGGTTGATGAGCCTCACAATTTTGAAATAACGGTAGATGAACAAGAAGACACTAATTCTGAAGAAAAAATTCTCGAAGATAAGATAGAGAGAGTGGAAGAGAAAACGAAAACTGCTAGGGAGCAGCCTTCTCAAGAGGTCAAACATTACAACAGTGAAGCTGTTCCATTCAATGTTTTAATGAGTAAAAAAGATAGACAATTAAAAAATGAAAGTGAAAATATGAATGTTAATGAAAGTGCTGTAACTTTAGATGAGGAAGCTGATGACCTTTTATTTGATCTAGAGCAAAAGCAAGAACAGAACATTCAACTCACTAATCTGGTAGAAAAGCATAAAGAAATACAGGGCATCGAAACAAATGAGGAGCAAGAAGCTCCAAGTAATTCCGATTATGTGTTCTCTCAACAACCAGAGCAATCAAGTGAACAGAATGAACACAGGCAAGCAACCGAACATTCAGTGGTTGATGAGCCTCACAATATTGAAATAGCGTTAGATGAACAAGAAGACACTAATTCTGAAGAAAAAATTCTCGAAGATAAAATAGAAAAAGTGGAAGAGAAAACGAGAACTGTTATAGAGCAATCTTCTCAAGAGGTCAAGCGGAATAAGAGTGGAGCTGTCCCATTCAATGTTTTAATGAGTAAAAAAGATAGACAAAAATGGGAAGAGGGAGCTTCTAAAGAGAATTCGTCTGTATCACATTCTAAAACAATTGCTACATACAAAAAGCCACAATTATCGTTATTAGATATTCCTGAACAAACATATGAGCATAATGATGAATGGCTGGAAGAACAAAGGAACTTACTAAATGAAACGTTACAAAATTTTAATGTGAACGCACATGTTGTTAATGTAACGTGTGGACCAGCTGTTACGAGATTTGAGGTACAACCAGAACGAGGAGTTAAGGTCAGTAAAATCACGAACTTGACAGATGACATTAAGTTGAACATGGCTGCAAAAGATATTCGTATGGAAGCACCAATACCAGGGAAGAATGCGATTGGAATAGAAGTCCCAAATCAGAAGAGTACACCAGTATTTATTCGTGAAATTTTGCGGAGCCCAGCTTTTATGAAGAGCGAATCTCCATTAACAGTATCTTTAGGGCTTGATATTGCAGGTGAACCGATTGTAACCGACTTAAGGAAGATGCCTCATGGGTTGATTGCAGGTGCTACTGGCTCTGGGAAGAGTGTTTGCATTAATTCTATTCTTATTAGTTTGATGTACAAGTCAAATCCAGAAGATGTTAAGCTGATGTTAATTGATCCGAAAATGGTTGAATTGGCTCCTTATAACGGTGTGCCACACTTAGTAAGTCCAGTAATTACAGATGTTAAAGCTGCTACGGCTGCATTAAAATGGGCCGTTGATGAAATGGAACGACGTTATAAGGTTTTTCATCATGAAGGTGTTCGAGATATTAATCGATTTAATCAGAAGATTGTTAACGAACAACACAAGGGTGAAAAAATGCCTTATTTAGTTATTATTATTGATGAGTTAGCAGATTTAATGATGATGTCTCCTCATGATGTTGAGGAAGCAGTTTGTCGCATTGCTCAAAAAGCAAGAGCTTGTGGAATTCATTTACTACTTGCGACTCAACGTCCTTCAGTTGATGTCATAACAGGATTAATAAAGGCTAATATTCCAACAAGAGTTGCCTTTTCAGTCTCTTCGCAAGTTGATTCAAGAACAATTATAGATACTAGCGGGGCTGAGAAGTTATTAGGAAAGGGAGATATGTTATTCCTTGAAAATGGAAAGTCAGAGTCATTGCGGATTCAAGGGAATTTTGTTTCAGATGATGAAATTGACCGTGTTGTAGATTTCGTAAAAAAACAACGAAAACCACATTATTTATTTGAGCAAGAGGAGTTAATCAAGCAACACCATGTATCTGAGGAAGAAGATGAATTATTTGTAGAAGCATGTGATTTTGTATTAGAGCAAGATGGTGCATCCGCATCAAGCTTACAACGTCGCTTCCAGATTGGTTACAATCGTGCTGCCAGATTAGTAGAGTCAATGGAAGCTCGAGGAATTGTTTCACCTCAAAAAGGAAGTAAACCAAGGGATATTTTAGTATCGAGAGAACAGTTAGAACAGATATTTGATGATAAAAAAGTTATTATGTAG
- a CDS encoding TAXI family TRAP transporter solute-binding subunit, protein MKKNWLLSLVLMLAMSIVLVACGGGANEEPASEGEGTTEQTEAPAEGNFVTDLQLGTGSTGGTYFPLGQEIATVLNNNVGTEGFNVSAVSTGASNDNLARIMRDELQLGMAVHIPVQNAVEGKGEFEGVPVDNVGFIGHIYPEVMQVVTLGSTGIETIDQLKGKKVAIGPPGSGTQAAAKQILEAYGLNDGDYTAFEEGFGDAKNKLQDGQVDATFGFLGLPASSIDELQAQTKDVKFLPIEGDALATIEGNTGYEAFVIPADSFEWLNAPVNTITAYAVLVGSTSQISEELGYEITKALFENAGSISHTQGAHITKENALKGSNGLPLHPGAKKYFEEAGIE, encoded by the coding sequence ATGAAAAAGAATTGGTTACTTTCTCTTGTCTTAATGCTAGCAATGTCAATTGTACTTGTAGCATGTGGCGGAGGCGCAAATGAAGAACCAGCTTCAGAAGGTGAAGGCACAACTGAACAAACTGAAGCTCCAGCAGAAGGTAATTTTGTAACAGACCTTCAATTGGGTACAGGAAGTACAGGTGGTACATACTTCCCGCTTGGTCAAGAAATTGCTACAGTGTTAAACAACAATGTTGGAACTGAAGGATTTAATGTAAGCGCAGTTTCAACAGGTGCTTCAAATGATAACTTAGCACGTATCATGCGTGACGAATTACAACTAGGTATGGCAGTTCACATTCCAGTGCAAAATGCTGTAGAAGGTAAAGGTGAATTTGAAGGGGTACCAGTTGATAATGTTGGCTTTATCGGTCATATTTATCCAGAAGTAATGCAAGTTGTTACATTAGGTTCTACTGGTATTGAAACAATCGATCAATTAAAAGGTAAAAAAGTTGCAATTGGTCCTCCAGGTAGTGGAACGCAAGCAGCTGCAAAACAAATTCTTGAAGCTTATGGCTTGAATGATGGCGATTATACTGCATTTGAAGAAGGATTTGGCGATGCAAAAAATAAACTTCAAGATGGTCAAGTTGATGCAACATTTGGTTTCTTAGGATTACCAGCATCATCAATCGATGAATTACAAGCACAAACTAAAGATGTTAAGTTCCTTCCTATTGAAGGTGACGCTCTAGCAACGATTGAAGGAAACACTGGTTATGAAGCATTTGTTATTCCTGCAGATTCGTTTGAATGGTTAAATGCTCCAGTTAACACAATCACTGCTTATGCAGTTCTTGTTGGTTCAACATCACAAATTAGTGAAGAGCTAGGATATGAAATTACAAAAGCATTATTTGAGAATGCAGGAAGCATTTCTCATACACAAGGTGCACACATTACGAAAGAAAATGCACTTAAAGGTTCTAACGGTCTTCCATTGCACCCAGGTGCTAAGAAGTACTTTGAAGAAGCAGGTATTGAATAA
- a CDS encoding TRAP transporter permease, which translates to MAQQEQLNQEELLAKYDREHAYRTKLGFLGWLVLIVGIALTLFHLFTAFRGVYPSQIQGPIHLGTGLLLIYILYPAKKEWAKKPGVPWYDVVLGFTALATNYYIVFNYERIVSKAIILGYTDFDVIVASVGIILLLEATRRAVGLPIVIIASAAIAYGLWGKGIPVFGHAGFEWSNLSTEMFFKTNAIFGIPIQISSQYIYLFLFFGVMLVKTDIGKFFNDLAFALTGRFTGGTAKAAVAASALQGMVTGSSVANTVGSGSFTIPMMKRAKFRPEFAAAAEASASTGGQIMPPIMGAAAFIMAEYTGVPYSEIIIIAIIPAVLYFSGVFMGTHFEAKKHGILGVPKDELPKMSMLIKRFDLLIPLITIVGLLLSGRTATYAALWGIGAAYIVSLFRKDTRLSVKETINALAEGARTALPVISACATAGIVVGIVVLTGLGGKIAGGIVQLANGQFFLILFLTMIACIILGMGLPTTANYVVTASMAAPAILGAFPDIPIIAVHMFVFYFGIVADITPPVCLAAYAGAGIAGANPMKSGVNAFKLAIAAFIIPYVFVSNPVLLLQNDANIMNVTPALVTALLGMAAISASMMGYFNKKTNMFERIILFAAGILLVYPEITVSVVGIVILVVIYAYQRFIKKDSGTMPAV; encoded by the coding sequence ATGGCACAGCAAGAACAATTAAATCAGGAAGAACTACTAGCAAAATATGATCGCGAACATGCTTATCGAACAAAATTAGGATTTTTAGGTTGGCTTGTTCTAATCGTGGGGATTGCTTTAACCCTTTTTCATCTATTTACAGCTTTTCGTGGAGTTTACCCATCCCAAATTCAAGGTCCAATTCATTTAGGAACGGGACTATTACTTATCTATATTCTCTATCCAGCTAAGAAGGAGTGGGCAAAGAAACCAGGCGTTCCTTGGTATGATGTAGTTTTAGGGTTTACAGCTTTAGCTACAAATTATTACATTGTATTTAATTATGAGCGTATTGTAAGTAAAGCAATAATTTTAGGTTATACAGATTTTGATGTAATTGTTGCCTCTGTAGGTATTATCCTTCTGTTAGAAGCAACAAGACGTGCAGTTGGCTTGCCGATAGTAATTATTGCTTCAGCAGCAATTGCGTATGGTTTATGGGGTAAAGGCATTCCGGTATTTGGGCATGCAGGATTTGAATGGAGCAACTTAAGTACAGAAATGTTCTTTAAGACAAATGCAATTTTTGGTATTCCAATTCAAATTTCTTCCCAATACATTTATTTATTCTTATTCTTCGGAGTAATGTTAGTTAAAACTGATATTGGTAAATTTTTCAATGACCTTGCTTTTGCGCTAACTGGGCGCTTCACTGGAGGAACAGCAAAAGCCGCAGTAGCAGCAAGTGCATTGCAAGGAATGGTAACAGGGAGTTCAGTAGCTAATACTGTGGGTTCAGGATCATTTACAATTCCAATGATGAAACGTGCAAAATTCCGCCCTGAATTTGCAGCTGCTGCAGAAGCTTCGGCATCAACTGGTGGACAAATCATGCCTCCTATAATGGGAGCTGCAGCGTTCATTATGGCAGAATATACTGGTGTTCCGTATAGTGAAATCATTATTATTGCAATTATTCCTGCAGTTCTTTATTTCTCTGGTGTATTTATGGGTACACACTTTGAGGCAAAAAAGCACGGTATTCTAGGTGTACCAAAAGATGAATTGCCAAAAATGAGTATGCTAATTAAAAGGTTTGATCTACTAATTCCTTTGATTACGATAGTTGGTTTGCTTCTCTCTGGAAGAACAGCTACGTATGCCGCATTATGGGGAATTGGTGCAGCTTATATCGTAAGTTTGTTCCGTAAAGATACAAGACTTTCTGTGAAAGAAACAATTAATGCTTTAGCAGAAGGTGCAAGAACAGCTCTTCCAGTTATATCCGCATGTGCTACGGCAGGTATTGTTGTAGGTATTGTCGTTTTAACTGGTTTAGGTGGAAAAATTGCAGGAGGAATTGTTCAATTAGCGAATGGTCAGTTCTTCTTAATTCTTTTCTTAACAATGATTGCATGTATTATTCTTGGCATGGGATTACCAACGACAGCAAACTATGTAGTAACGGCTTCAATGGCAGCTCCAGCTATACTTGGAGCGTTTCCTGACATTCCGATTATTGCAGTTCATATGTTTGTATTTTATTTCGGTATTGTTGCTGATATCACACCGCCTGTATGTTTGGCTGCTTATGCAGGAGCAGGTATAGCAGGAGCAAATCCTATGAAATCTGGTGTGAATGCCTTTAAGCTGGCCATTGCCGCATTTATCATTCCTTACGTATTTGTTTCAAATCCGGTGTTATTGTTGCAAAACGATGCTAACATAATGAATGTAACACCAGCGTTAGTAACAGCGTTGCTTGGAATGGCAGCAATCAGTGCGTCAATGATGGGTTATTTTAATAAGAAAACAAACATGTTTGAACGTATCATACTATTTGCTGCAGGTATATTATTAGTTTATCCTGAGATTACAGTCTCTGTTGTAGGTATTGTAATATTAGTAGTTATTTATGCTTACCAACGATTCATTAAGAAGGATAGCGGTACAATGCCAGCAGTATAA
- a CDS encoding nicotinate phosphoribosyltransferase has protein sequence MKEINLKLQGKIKRLTNRTFKFDERVGEGWFSAVYFLKSKEIVKKYKPNNIVTMQFFQKDNAVLCGTDEVIALLKTFADNPNELEIFSLKDGDKIRPYETVLTITGPYQNFGYLEGIIDGILGRRTSVATNVYNVVKAARQSGTQKPIIFMGDRDDHFTQQSGDGYAAYIGGSTAQATHAMNEWWGKKGMGTMPHALIQLFEGDTVAATKAYHDQFPEDALVALVDYNNDVIEDALKVAREFGNKLEAVRVDTSRTLIDKYFTRNPELLGTFDPRGVNPQLIFALRNALDAEEFHHVKIVVSGGFNEARIKEFEQQGVPVDMYGVGSSLLKINIGFTGDNVTLNGKEQAKTGRRLRSNPRLEKVD, from the coding sequence ATGAAAGAAATTAATTTGAAACTACAAGGTAAAATAAAACGTTTAACGAATCGGACATTTAAGTTTGATGAACGTGTAGGTGAAGGTTGGTTTTCTGCTGTATACTTTTTGAAAAGTAAAGAGATTGTAAAAAAATATAAACCAAATAACATTGTTACGATGCAATTTTTCCAAAAAGATAATGCTGTTTTATGTGGAACAGATGAAGTTATTGCATTGCTAAAAACGTTCGCTGATAACCCAAATGAACTTGAAATATTTTCATTAAAGGATGGAGATAAGATTCGTCCATATGAAACTGTGTTAACAATCACAGGTCCTTATCAAAATTTCGGTTATTTGGAAGGAATCATTGATGGTATCTTAGGGAGAAGGACATCAGTAGCAACGAATGTGTATAATGTCGTTAAAGCAGCCCGTCAGTCTGGTACTCAAAAACCAATTATTTTTATGGGTGATCGCGATGATCATTTCACACAACAATCAGGAGATGGATATGCAGCTTACATAGGTGGCTCAACTGCTCAAGCAACACATGCAATGAATGAGTGGTGGGGGAAGAAAGGCATGGGTACGATGCCGCATGCTTTAATTCAATTGTTTGAAGGCGACACGGTGGCTGCTACAAAAGCTTATCATGACCAATTTCCAGAAGATGCATTAGTAGCATTAGTTGATTATAATAATGATGTAATTGAAGATGCTTTAAAGGTTGCGAGAGAATTTGGTAATAAGCTAGAGGCAGTACGTGTTGATACTTCACGTACATTAATTGACAAATATTTTACGCGAAATCCTGAACTACTAGGGACGTTTGATCCTCGTGGTGTTAATCCACAGCTTATTTTTGCATTAAGAAATGCATTAGATGCAGAAGAATTTCATCATGTGAAAATCGTCGTTTCAGGTGGATTTAATGAAGCTCGCATTAAGGAATTTGAACAACAAGGTGTTCCTGTAGACATGTATGGAGTAGGAAGCAGCTTATTAAAAATTAATATTGGTTTTACAGGAGATAATGTAACTTTAAATGGTAAAGAACAAGCAAAAACAGGTAGACGTTTGCGTTCTAATCCTCGCCTTGAAAAAGTAGACTGA
- the murC gene encoding UDP-N-acetylmuramate--L-alanine ligase, translated as MTVYHFVGIKGTGMSALAQILQDMNESVQGSDYEKVFFTQKALELKNIPIYPFSAENIKEGQVVIAGNAFPDDHVELERARELGVPIYRYHNFLGELANKFTSVAVTGAHGKTSTTGLLSHVLQGAYSTSFLIGDGTGKGNEDSRYFVFEACEYRRHFLSYFPDYAIMLNVDFDHPDYFQSIDDVTEAFQQMALQVEKGIIACGDDEKLQQIHANVPVMFYGFSDHNDFQAQNIRKDTEGTTFDVFVRDSFFDTFHIPAYGDHNVLNALAVIALCHYENVPTEVIQTQLETFAGVKRRFNHKTFGKQIIIDDYAHHPVEIKVTIEAARQKYPDKELVAIFQPHTFTRTQKFLDDFASALSNADTVYLCDIFGSARENIGNLSIEDLQSKIDDSHLLNEENISVLQEHTDSVLIFMGAGDIQKYQQKYEQTC; from the coding sequence ATGACAGTTTATCATTTTGTCGGAATTAAAGGAACCGGAATGAGCGCCTTGGCACAAATTTTACAAGACATGAACGAATCTGTTCAAGGATCAGATTATGAAAAAGTTTTTTTTACACAAAAAGCTTTAGAACTAAAAAACATTCCGATATACCCTTTTAGTGCCGAGAACATAAAGGAAGGTCAAGTGGTCATAGCTGGGAATGCATTTCCTGATGACCATGTGGAGTTAGAACGTGCTAGAGAGTTAGGTGTACCGATATACCGATACCATAATTTTTTAGGGGAATTAGCGAATAAATTTACAAGTGTTGCAGTAACGGGTGCACACGGTAAAACGTCTACTACCGGTTTGCTTTCTCACGTTTTACAAGGAGCTTATTCGACTTCTTTCTTAATCGGGGATGGGACAGGTAAAGGTAATGAAGATAGTCGCTATTTTGTATTCGAAGCATGTGAATATCGTCGTCATTTTCTATCTTATTTTCCAGATTACGCAATAATGTTGAATGTTGATTTTGATCATCCTGATTATTTTCAGAGTATTGATGATGTGACTGAAGCCTTTCAACAAATGGCCCTTCAAGTTGAAAAAGGGATTATTGCATGTGGTGACGATGAGAAATTGCAGCAAATTCATGCTAATGTACCTGTTATGTTCTATGGTTTTTCCGATCACAATGACTTTCAAGCACAAAATATTCGCAAAGATACAGAGGGGACAACATTTGATGTCTTTGTACGTGATAGTTTTTTTGATACATTTCATATCCCTGCATACGGAGATCATAACGTTCTTAACGCATTAGCGGTTATAGCTTTGTGCCATTATGAAAATGTTCCAACAGAGGTTATTCAAACTCAATTAGAGACATTTGCTGGTGTTAAACGTCGCTTTAATCATAAAACATTCGGTAAGCAAATTATTATTGATGATTATGCACATCATCCAGTCGAGATTAAAGTCACAATTGAAGCTGCTAGACAAAAATATCCAGACAAAGAGCTTGTCGCTATTTTTCAACCACATACTTTTACAAGAACACAAAAATTCTTAGATGATTTCGCTAGTGCATTGTCTAATGCAGATACAGTTTATTTATGTGATATTTTTGGGTCAGCTCGTGAAAATATAGGTAACCTTTCGATTGAGGATTTACAAAGTAAAATAGATGATTCACATTTGTTAAATGAGGAGAACATATCAGTATTACAAGAGCATACAGACAGTGTTTTGATCTTTATGGGGGCTGGGGACATTCAGAAGTATCAACAAAAATATGAACAAACTTGTTGA